The Anaerohalosphaeraceae bacterium genomic interval CGGAAATTCAAACCGAATACGCAAAAGGTTCGGGCGGTTGTCAACGGCAAGGTCTGCCGGATTACGGTCTCGGCCAAGGCGATTCGTCAGGGTCTGGTTGTCAAGCCGCTGAAACGCAAATACAAACCGGCGGAAAAGGCAGCGGCCGCAGAATAGTTCTGTCCAAATACAGACACATCCAAAGGCAAGAGGATTTGGCTCTTGCCTTTTTTATTGCGCCAAAGCCCGGATGATTTGCACATACATTCGCCGGGCAGCGGCCAAATCATCTATGTTGACGGCTTCGTCGGGTTTATGACAGGCGGTTGGGTTGCCGGGGCCCAGGATGATGATGTCCGGGCACAGCGGGAGGAAATGCGGGCCGTCGGTTGTGAAGACGGCGACGTCGGTCTGGCTGGTTTGAACGGCACGACAGACGGTTTGGACAAAGGGGCTGTTCGGCGGTGTTGCCATTGCTTCACATTGGCGGAGGATGGAAACCTCGGCTCGGAAGTTGGGGTCCCGGGCTTTTTGCTCCTCGAGGAAAGTTTGAATTTGCTGGAT includes:
- the rpmB gene encoding 50S ribosomal protein L28 — protein: MGRECFFLGKKTSTGRSIARRGKAKYLGGVGRKITGITKRKFKPNTQKVRAVVNGKVCRITVSAKAIRQGLVVKPLKRKYKPAEKAAAAE